One stretch of Bdellovibrionales bacterium DNA includes these proteins:
- the uvrA gene encoding excinuclease ABC subunit UvrA has product MEVKPGRRLFIDVRGAREHNLKDIAVSIPKNKITVITGLSGSGKSSLAFDTIYAEGQRRYMDSLSNYARHFLDQLKKPDVDSISGLSPAIAIDQKTISNSPRSTVGTVTEVYDFLRLLFAKIGVPMCPEHKVPAEGQLPETILADVLAMPKGTKIIISAPVSRSKKGEFSKEFQKWAKLGFVSAKIDGELVEIREDLKLQKTKRHDIDIIIDKLVVEDKYKTRISESINKSLSLAEGHVTIEVPGGNSQHYSIHRACPVCGYSFGEIDPLLFSFNNPKGACEACNGLGTLDIEEYDEEVLTRGDEVTRTKQTRWKIKTDKESDDEESTLTPVLRSCATCFGTGLKKEALNILIDEKNVMELSNLAVEDLLQFFKTMNLTGKSLVIAEKILEEIVYRLQYLTTAGAGYLSLSRRTRTLSGGEAQRIRLASQVGAPLIGVLYVLDEPSIGLHPRDHANILKLLTEIKDRGNTVLIVEHDEETIASADYVIDIGPGAGSQGGSVIAAGTPDEIRNSKESLTGQYLSRQRVFPVPSVRRKQDFGFLKIEGASGNNLKNVDVSIPLGNFTAVTGVSGSGKSTLIMDTLLPVAAQTYSRVNLGLSPMSYQKISGLDQLERILPINQKPIGRTPRSCPATYVGLFPQIRDLFSNLPDAKMRGYTPGHFSFNVKGGRCETCMGAGYIRTSLQFLADSYVPCDSCQTRRYSPETMLIKYKDKNIADVLEMTVAEALPFFENHTAIAKKLRVLSEVGLDYITLGQSSTTLSGGEAQRIKLSRELSKASSSKTLYILDEPTTGLHTHDIAKLSQILHRLVEMGHTVVVIEHNLDLVLSADYVIDLGPEGGKNGGEVIGFGPPEQIIKNKSSVTGQYLKNHHKALK; this is encoded by the coding sequence ATGGAAGTAAAACCTGGAAGACGTTTATTTATCGATGTCCGTGGCGCTCGAGAGCATAATCTTAAGGATATTGCGGTTTCGATTCCAAAAAATAAGATTACCGTCATCACTGGTCTCAGTGGGAGCGGGAAATCAAGTCTCGCCTTCGACACCATTTATGCCGAAGGCCAGCGCCGCTACATGGACAGTCTTTCCAATTACGCGCGTCACTTCCTGGATCAATTAAAAAAGCCGGACGTGGATTCTATTTCTGGTTTATCTCCAGCCATTGCTATTGATCAAAAAACGATTAGTAATAGTCCTCGCTCCACCGTGGGAACGGTGACTGAAGTTTATGATTTCTTGCGTTTGCTCTTTGCGAAGATCGGTGTGCCGATGTGCCCTGAGCACAAGGTACCGGCCGAAGGACAATTGCCCGAAACAATTTTGGCAGACGTACTCGCCATGCCCAAGGGTACAAAGATCATTATCTCCGCTCCCGTTTCCCGGAGTAAAAAGGGCGAGTTCAGTAAAGAGTTTCAAAAGTGGGCCAAGCTCGGTTTTGTCAGCGCAAAAATTGATGGAGAGCTCGTAGAGATTCGAGAAGACCTCAAGCTGCAAAAAACAAAACGGCACGATATCGACATCATTATTGATAAGCTAGTCGTCGAGGACAAATATAAAACACGGATTAGCGAAAGCATTAACAAAAGCCTTTCTCTCGCAGAGGGCCACGTGACCATAGAGGTCCCCGGCGGAAATAGTCAGCACTATTCTATTCATAGAGCCTGCCCAGTTTGTGGTTATAGCTTTGGCGAGATCGATCCGCTCCTCTTTAGTTTTAACAATCCCAAGGGCGCCTGCGAAGCTTGCAATGGTTTAGGAACACTCGATATCGAAGAGTACGACGAAGAGGTCCTCACGCGCGGAGATGAGGTCACTCGAACCAAACAGACACGCTGGAAAATCAAAACAGATAAAGAGTCTGACGACGAAGAATCAACCCTCACTCCGGTTCTTAGAAGCTGCGCCACCTGTTTTGGCACGGGATTAAAAAAAGAGGCTTTGAATATTCTTATCGACGAAAAAAATGTCATGGAACTTTCAAATTTAGCGGTAGAAGATCTGCTTCAGTTTTTTAAGACCATGAATCTCACCGGCAAGAGCCTGGTGATCGCCGAGAAAATTCTCGAAGAGATCGTCTATCGGCTCCAGTACTTAACCACCGCCGGCGCCGGCTACTTAAGCTTAAGTCGACGCACACGAACTTTATCCGGAGGGGAAGCGCAACGCATTCGTTTGGCGTCGCAAGTGGGAGCTCCTCTCATTGGAGTTCTTTATGTTCTTGATGAGCCCAGTATTGGTTTACACCCTCGCGATCACGCTAATATTTTAAAGCTTCTTACAGAAATCAAAGACCGCGGGAACACCGTACTGATCGTCGAGCACGATGAAGAGACTATTGCGAGCGCCGATTACGTGATAGATATCGGCCCGGGCGCTGGATCGCAAGGGGGATCGGTGATTGCTGCCGGGACACCCGACGAAATCAGAAATTCCAAAGAGAGTCTCACCGGACAGTATCTTTCTCGCCAGCGCGTTTTCCCCGTTCCGAGTGTTCGTCGAAAACAAGACTTTGGTTTTTTAAAAATTGAAGGGGCGTCTGGAAACAATCTTAAAAATGTAGATGTCTCCATTCCTCTCGGCAATTTCACCGCAGTGACCGGAGTGTCGGGGAGTGGGAAATCCACTTTGATTATGGACACTCTGTTGCCCGTGGCCGCGCAAACCTATAGCCGTGTGAATCTCGGTTTATCTCCAATGTCTTATCAAAAGATCTCTGGGCTTGACCAACTGGAAAGAATTTTACCCATCAACCAAAAGCCCATCGGTAGAACTCCAAGATCTTGTCCCGCAACCTACGTGGGACTGTTCCCCCAAATTCGCGATCTCTTCTCGAATCTTCCCGATGCCAAAATGCGCGGTTACACTCCGGGGCACTTTAGTTTTAACGTCAAAGGCGGACGCTGCGAAACGTGTATGGGCGCCGGTTACATTCGAACAAGTCTCCAATTCCTCGCGGACTCTTACGTGCCGTGCGACTCCTGCCAAACGCGAAGATATTCGCCTGAGACAATGCTCATTAAGTATAAAGACAAAAATATCGCCGACGTATTAGAAATGACCGTGGCCGAAGCCTTACCGTTCTTCGAAAATCACACGGCGATCGCAAAAAAACTGAGAGTCCTTAGCGAGGTCGGCCTCGATTACATCACGCTCGGACAAAGCTCCACCACATTGTCCGGTGGAGAAGCCCAGCGGATTAAACTCAGTCGCGAGCTCTCCAAAGCCAGCTCATCAAAAACACTCTATATTCTCGACGAGCCCACAACCGGCCTCCACACCCACGACATCGCCAAACTTTCCCAAATTCTGCACCGCCTCGTAGAGATGGGCCACACGGTCGTCGTCATCGAACACAACCTTGATTTAGTTCTCTCCGCCGACTACGTGATCGATCTCGGCCCCGAGGGCGGAAAAAACGGGGGCGAAGTCATCGGCTTCGGCCCCCCCGAACAAATCATAAAAAACAAATCCAGCGTCACGGGCCAATACCTAAAAAACCACCACAAAGCCCTCAAATAA
- a CDS encoding phosphomannomutase/phosphoglucomutase — translation MHKNFIFREYDIRGVFEKDFDLDFAYQLGRAFVTYLHQQGKKNPHLTLGYDARISSPGIFQSLLKGFTDGGAQVKTLGLITTPMSYFSMFYLDADGGMMITGSHNPPDYNGFKISVGKSTIFGKDILKLGEIVDQKEWVSGSGTHEAYDIFAPYVAKHKEEFKDLKPIPVVIDCGNGAAGIVARRLYEAVGLKPTILFEQPDGRFPNHHPDPTVEENLEDLKKEVKAKKAMLGVGFDGDSDRIGVVDEEGRFLLGDELMVIWSRAILKTNPGAKIIGDVKCSDRMYTDIEKNGGKPIMWKTGHSLVKNKIKEEKSPFGGELSGHIFFSDRNYGYDDALYAGLRLIEIISQTGKTLKELMAGLPSAFCTPEIRLDTTEEKKIKIVETLTQHFKSLPGVQLNFIDGVRVSFPDGWALVRASNTQPVVVVRFEAQTQKRLDEMSSSVLKIVEPLL, via the coding sequence TTGCATAAAAATTTTATTTTTAGAGAGTATGATATTCGTGGAGTTTTCGAAAAAGACTTTGATCTCGACTTTGCTTATCAACTGGGCCGAGCTTTCGTCACTTATCTTCATCAACAGGGAAAGAAAAATCCTCACCTGACTTTAGGGTACGATGCACGGATTTCAAGCCCCGGTATTTTTCAATCGCTCTTAAAAGGTTTTACCGATGGGGGAGCTCAGGTTAAAACTCTTGGTCTTATCACCACTCCAATGTCTTACTTCTCAATGTTTTATCTCGATGCCGATGGTGGAATGATGATTACAGGGAGCCACAATCCACCCGACTACAACGGTTTTAAGATTTCCGTTGGAAAGTCGACGATTTTTGGTAAGGACATTCTCAAGTTGGGCGAAATTGTTGATCAAAAAGAGTGGGTCTCGGGCTCGGGCACTCACGAGGCCTACGATATTTTCGCGCCGTATGTGGCAAAGCATAAAGAAGAGTTTAAAGACTTAAAACCAATCCCGGTTGTCATTGACTGCGGAAACGGCGCTGCCGGGATTGTCGCTCGCAGACTCTATGAGGCTGTCGGACTCAAACCAACGATTCTTTTTGAGCAACCTGACGGCCGCTTTCCCAATCACCATCCTGATCCTACAGTCGAAGAAAACTTAGAAGATCTTAAAAAAGAAGTGAAGGCCAAAAAGGCAATGCTTGGAGTTGGCTTTGATGGCGATAGTGATCGGATCGGTGTTGTTGACGAAGAAGGGCGCTTTTTATTAGGCGATGAGCTTATGGTCATTTGGTCCCGAGCGATTCTTAAGACGAACCCCGGTGCGAAAATCATTGGTGACGTCAAGTGCTCCGATCGTATGTACACAGACATCGAAAAAAATGGGGGCAAACCCATTATGTGGAAGACCGGTCACAGTTTGGTGAAAAACAAAATTAAAGAAGAAAAATCTCCGTTTGGTGGGGAACTCAGCGGTCATATTTTCTTTTCCGATCGTAACTACGGTTATGACGACGCTCTTTATGCTGGCTTGCGCTTAATCGAAATTATTTCCCAGACCGGTAAAACTTTAAAAGAACTTATGGCGGGTCTTCCGTCTGCGTTCTGCACACCCGAAATTCGCTTGGACACCACCGAGGAAAAGAAAATTAAGATTGTCGAGACTCTTACTCAGCATTTTAAATCCCTGCCCGGTGTCCAACTTAATTTTATCGATGGCGTTCGCGTGAGCTTTCCTGATGGCTGGGCATTGGTTCGTGCTTCCAATACTCAACCTGTTGTTGTTGTTCGCTTCGAAGCACAAACTCAAAAGCGACTGGACGAAATGAGTTCGTCGGTCCTTAAAATCGTGGAGCCTTTGTTATAA
- a CDS encoding 4-hydroxythreonine-4-phosphate dehydrogenase PdxA — MKRSEVRIGITTGDQDGIGPEVTAKALYKIGPQRNVHFFLWRSPQFPKKYLRLIDKKFSRVVYTTWADALKGGVGSHKEIADICSTTALPLWVDSAAQAATYGHLEALVTAPLSKTLIQDSGLKDIGHTDILSRVTGAKELFMTFLGKHFNVLLVTGHRPLSQIPALLTERRLTTALLAAHSMSGHLKKKGANKIGLLGLNPHAGESGLIGSEEASIFEPLIARMQKDKFPIEGPLVPDAAFLQKNWSRYSFFVCPYHDQGLIPFKMAHQHKSGCHLTLGLPFIRTSVEHGTAKDIAGKNIADPSSMVSALDWAVNLSREQFSANAFLQGEGFA; from the coding sequence ATGAAAAGAAGTGAAGTTCGAATCGGCATTACAACGGGTGATCAAGACGGCATCGGACCGGAGGTCACGGCAAAAGCTCTCTATAAAATAGGGCCGCAAAGAAATGTTCACTTCTTCCTCTGGAGATCTCCGCAATTTCCGAAAAAATATTTGCGACTCATTGATAAAAAATTTAGCCGTGTGGTCTACACGACTTGGGCCGATGCGCTTAAGGGCGGCGTTGGCTCTCACAAGGAAATCGCTGATATTTGTAGTACCACCGCTCTTCCTCTGTGGGTGGACTCCGCCGCACAAGCCGCAACCTACGGACACCTAGAGGCTTTAGTGACAGCGCCCTTATCGAAGACGTTGATTCAGGATTCAGGACTTAAAGATATTGGGCATACCGACATCCTCTCGCGCGTGACCGGAGCGAAAGAACTTTTTATGACGTTTCTCGGAAAGCACTTTAACGTTTTGCTGGTGACCGGACATCGGCCACTGTCTCAGATTCCGGCGCTTCTCACCGAGCGGCGCCTGACGACAGCGCTTTTGGCCGCGCATTCTATGTCGGGCCACCTCAAAAAGAAAGGCGCCAACAAAATTGGTCTCTTAGGTCTCAATCCCCATGCTGGAGAATCCGGGCTCATTGGGAGCGAAGAAGCTTCGATCTTTGAACCCTTGATCGCTCGAATGCAAAAGGATAAATTTCCGATCGAGGGGCCTTTGGTACCCGACGCTGCATTTTTACAAAAAAATTGGTCTCGTTATTCTTTTTTTGTATGTCCTTATCACGATCAAGGCTTGATTCCATTTAAGATGGCTCATCAGCACAAATCGGGATGTCATCTAACCCTCGGTCTCCCGTTTATTCGGACCAGCGTCGAGCATGGCACCGCCAAGGATATTGCCGGAAAAAATATCGCGGATCCGTCTTCGATGGTTTCGGCTCTAGATTGGGCCGTGAACTTGAGCCGAGAACAATTTTCTGCCAATGCATTTTTACAAGGAGAAGGCTTTGCATAA
- a CDS encoding SurA N-terminal domain-containing protein codes for MNFWMITFGVFLFAGISQTQAAELIDGTYVTVNEEMITYSDIEKYQKQLRSRLLYDDLIFPDESAIEESLKDQSKLVERMIGEKLMDSEAKKLGINITDDAVNKEIQGKGGEAHLSSLLASKGLTLRDYRNFLRKNLARKEVVRFHVSSKIKLSDEDIMDHYMSNNKGASSGQAFEYNLSHILFPAKNSEQRKKSQERAQEALKALQGQSFTVVQRKFNPSEKDDSFGVFKSGEMLPTIEAAVTNLRSGETSTIVETPMGFHIFKLNSRKVVNNPDFERRKQQIFQMLFVKSYKEQMEYWLNQKRKSFVVKFNEKK; via the coding sequence ATGAATTTTTGGATGATAACTTTTGGAGTGTTCCTCTTCGCGGGGATTTCGCAAACTCAGGCCGCTGAATTGATCGACGGAACCTACGTCACCGTGAACGAAGAAATGATCACCTATTCCGATATTGAAAAATACCAAAAGCAATTGCGCAGCCGCTTGCTCTATGACGACTTGATCTTTCCCGACGAGTCTGCGATTGAGGAAAGTCTTAAAGACCAAAGTAAACTGGTGGAGCGGATGATCGGCGAAAAGCTCATGGACTCCGAGGCCAAAAAACTGGGCATCAATATCACCGACGATGCTGTAAATAAAGAAATCCAAGGCAAAGGGGGCGAGGCCCATCTTTCCTCACTTCTTGCGAGCAAGGGGCTTACACTTAGGGATTACCGTAACTTTCTAAGAAAAAACTTGGCGCGCAAAGAGGTCGTGCGCTTCCACGTTTCTTCTAAAATCAAACTCTCTGATGAAGATATTATGGACCACTACATGTCTAACAATAAAGGGGCGTCCTCAGGACAAGCCTTTGAATACAATTTGTCGCATATTTTGTTCCCCGCCAAAAACTCGGAGCAACGAAAAAAATCTCAGGAGCGCGCGCAAGAAGCTCTCAAGGCATTGCAGGGGCAGTCTTTCACTGTGGTTCAACGAAAGTTCAATCCGTCGGAAAAGGATGATTCTTTCGGAGTCTTTAAGTCCGGTGAAATGCTTCCCACCATTGAAGCTGCGGTCACAAATTTACGCAGCGGTGAGACGAGTACGATTGTAGAAACTCCGATGGGTTTCCACATCTTTAAATTGAATTCTCGAAAAGTTGTGAACAATCCTGACTTCGAAAGGCGCAAGCAGCAAATCTTCCAAATGCTCTTTGTTAAAAGTTACAAAGAACAAATGGAGTATTGGCTCAATCAAAAGCGAAAAAGTTTCGTGGTTAAATTCAATGAAAAGAAGTGA
- a CDS encoding peptidyl-prolyl cis-trans isomerase: MRFFFYLGFTILLNACWSPLSRKPVISVNDRHLTTTEYSQRLITKVSEYDSVEIKDPVRIKKIKKELTAEIIEELLVENWAKLPLASAPLSEIERPLRFLQLKQKLFTLLAEKIPVRDEDIELYYQKNKDHFASEKIHLRQVFVKSKDDAQQLLQLIRSQKMPFYEVARKYSLSAEAQRGGDMGWLEKGSSTVIDAAFKLPRGVSSQIFESPQGFHLFEVIEVKKTPVPPMKEVREQIIRAIKEDGLNAAYQRWLEEQTQTSKIVVDASLLESLNPAYQESL; this comes from the coding sequence ATGCGGTTTTTCTTTTATTTGGGATTTACCATTCTTCTCAATGCGTGTTGGTCGCCCCTGTCTCGTAAGCCCGTCATTTCGGTCAATGATCGCCATTTGACGACGACCGAATACTCACAGCGTCTGATCACAAAAGTTTCCGAATACGACAGTGTCGAAATCAAAGATCCCGTCCGTATTAAAAAAATTAAGAAAGAGCTGACTGCAGAAATTATCGAAGAACTCCTCGTCGAGAACTGGGCCAAGCTCCCCTTGGCCTCGGCCCCGCTTTCCGAAATCGAGCGACCGCTCCGGTTCCTTCAGCTGAAACAGAAGCTTTTTACTTTATTGGCAGAAAAAATCCCCGTCCGTGACGAAGACATTGAGCTTTATTATCAAAAAAACAAAGACCACTTTGCCAGTGAAAAAATCCACTTACGCCAGGTGTTTGTGAAAAGTAAGGACGACGCTCAACAACTCCTCCAGCTTATTCGCTCTCAAAAAATGCCTTTTTACGAAGTGGCTCGTAAATACTCTCTCTCGGCCGAAGCGCAGAGAGGGGGCGACATGGGGTGGCTAGAAAAAGGATCTTCTACGGTAATTGACGCGGCCTTTAAGCTTCCCCGAGGCGTCAGCTCTCAGATTTTTGAGAGCCCTCAGGGGTTTCACCTTTTCGAGGTCATTGAGGTTAAAAAAACCCCCGTTCCGCCGATGAAAGAGGTTCGCGAACAGATAATTCGTGCTATTAAGGAAGATGGATTGAATGCCGCCTACCAGCGCTGGCTTGAAGAACAAACTCAGACGTCGAAGATCGTCGTGGATGCTTCTCTACTGGAGTCATTGAATCCCGCGTACCAGGAGAGCTTATGA
- a CDS encoding peptidylprolyl isomerase, with amino-acid sequence MKLFSAFMILILAPSLSLAQVVAKIGNKEITAKELDERHQALSEQMIEVPDKKTLLEDLINFEVGLQEAQKRGLENDPEIKERMQQELYKGFVEKELGPKVAKIDVSENEMKSYYAKYPEIRTSHIMVEVRPDVTAEQKAEAKKRAQEIYDNVKKSNRKFEDLVKIYSDDVMSNKTGGDIGWQTRLTHHPALYRAAVQMRVGQISNIIETPYGYFIVKLTGKKPFADADRSILRLAVQEEKKKAAYDKFIGGLRSKYKIQVNKKI; translated from the coding sequence ATGAAGCTTTTCTCTGCATTTATGATCTTAATCCTAGCGCCTTCTTTGAGTTTGGCCCAAGTCGTTGCTAAAATCGGCAACAAAGAAATCACCGCCAAAGAGTTAGACGAACGCCATCAAGCGCTCTCCGAGCAGATGATCGAAGTTCCGGATAAAAAAACTCTTCTCGAAGACCTCATCAATTTCGAAGTCGGTTTGCAAGAGGCCCAAAAGCGAGGCCTTGAAAACGACCCCGAGATCAAAGAGCGAATGCAGCAAGAATTATATAAAGGCTTTGTGGAAAAAGAGTTGGGCCCTAAGGTCGCCAAGATCGATGTCTCCGAGAACGAGATGAAAAGCTATTATGCAAAATATCCTGAAATTCGTACAAGCCATATCATGGTTGAAGTTCGCCCCGATGTGACTGCCGAGCAAAAAGCGGAAGCTAAAAAGCGTGCTCAGGAAATCTACGACAACGTGAAGAAAAGCAATCGTAAATTCGAAGATCTGGTGAAGATTTACAGCGACGATGTGATGTCCAACAAAACGGGTGGGGATATTGGTTGGCAGACGCGCCTGACCCATCACCCTGCACTTTATCGTGCTGCGGTACAGATGCGCGTTGGACAAATTTCCAATATCATAGAAACCCCTTACGGCTATTTTATCGTGAAATTAACAGGCAAAAAGCCTTTCGCTGATGCCGACCGCTCCATCTTGAGATTAGCGGTTCAAGAGGAAAAGAAAAAAGCGGCCTATGATAAATTTATCGGTGGCTTACGCAGCAAATATAAAATCCAAGTGAATAAAAAAATCTAG
- a CDS encoding lysophospholipid acyltransferase family protein, protein MFAYFVFAFYKLLQWTWTVEVLESESLKKALKENSIFVIAHWHGEEVGLLHLLKPYHAAAMVSHSKDGELITKVIELSGSKVSRGSSSRGAVGALKGILRLSKEGWRPSVAVDGPRGPRHQVKQGVLEISRVIRSPVYTISMAASKTYVLQKSWNKMEIPLPFSKIVVSWSEPITVTNPDEFEQKKQVIADSLQAHKKICLSYLEKNRSTPFPQT, encoded by the coding sequence ATGTTCGCTTATTTTGTTTTTGCATTCTATAAACTTCTCCAGTGGACTTGGACGGTTGAAGTCCTCGAATCTGAGTCTTTAAAGAAAGCTCTTAAAGAAAATTCTATCTTCGTCATCGCTCATTGGCATGGCGAAGAGGTGGGTTTACTTCACCTTCTAAAGCCTTATCACGCAGCCGCAATGGTTTCCCACAGTAAAGATGGAGAGCTGATTACGAAAGTGATCGAACTGAGCGGATCGAAGGTGTCCCGCGGATCGTCGTCGAGGGGAGCCGTAGGGGCTCTCAAAGGTATCCTAAGATTGTCCAAAGAGGGTTGGCGCCCCAGTGTAGCGGTGGATGGACCGAGAGGCCCAAGACACCAAGTGAAGCAAGGTGTTCTAGAAATCTCTCGCGTGATTCGATCTCCGGTCTACACAATTTCCATGGCCGCTTCCAAAACGTATGTCCTTCAAAAATCGTGGAACAAGATGGAGATCCCACTCCCATTTTCGAAAATCGTGGTGAGCTGGAGCGAGCCCATCACCGTGACGAACCCAGACGAGTTCGAGCAAAAAAAACAAGTAATCGCCGACTCCCTCCAGGCCCACAAAAAAATCTGCCTCTCCTATCTCGAAAAAAACCGCTCAACTCCATTTCCGCAAACATAA